The stretch of DNA CTGCAATATAATCTCATCCGCGTTTTCATTGCAAGCTCCTGCCCACTTTTTAATAAACCCGCGTATGTATACGGGGCTTGGAAGTTTTTCAAAATCATTATTTTCCAGACGAAGCAGATACTTTTCCTGAATCTTAGTAGATTTAGATAATTCCTCTATAGACAACTCTGCATCCTCCCGCATCAATTTTAGATTTTCTCCTATACTGGACATAATTTTTTTAATTTAGTTAGGCCAAATACTCATCATCATCTTCTTCATATTCCTCATTATCCGCGTTTTCTTCAAGCATCTTTTGACCCGCCATATCCTCTTCCTCAAGATACACATCTCTGGGTTTTGAGCCTTCTGCCGGGCCGACAACGCCATTTTCTTCAAGCATATCCAAAAGACTCGCTGCGCGCGCGTATCCCACTCTTAACTTTCGCTGTAAGTATGAAGCAGACGCTTTTTGCGCCTCAATTACCAGCTGTTTTGCGTAATCGTACAGCTCATCGTCTGCTTTTGATAAGCCAGCGCCATCAAAATCTATAGAATGGTTTGGTGAATTAACTGCCCGCGGTGAAAAGTCTTTAACCTCCTCCACCCCACTCTCTTCGGTTCTGAGATTTTCTCTTTGTTTTCGCAAATGGTCTGTAACCTTTTTTATTTCTGTCTCGCTAACAAAGGCGCCCTGTACTCTCGAAGGTTTTGAACGATCAGGTGAAAGATAAAGCATGTCACCTTTTCCAAGCAATTTTTCAGCACCGCCCATGTCAAGAACTGTGCGTGAATCTACTTGAGAAGCAACCTGAAACGCCATGCGAGCTGTTATGTTGGCCTTAATAAGACCCGTAATGACCTCCACTGAAGGACGCTGAGTGGCAAGAACAAGGTGTATTCCAACGGCGCGAGCCATCTGAGCTATCCTTACGATAAGCGCCTCCACTTCCTTGCCCTTAGAAGACATAAGATCTGCAAGCTCATCTATAACTATTACTATATAAGGCAATTGGTCTCCCGCCTCTATAACCTTTTTGTTGTTATTATAAGAAAATATATCTCGGGAACCCACCTGAGAAAGCTCGTCAAACCTCCTTTCCATCTCGTTAACAGCCCACTTTAGCGCGTTAACAGCTTTACTATTGTCTACCACTATTGGAGCTAAGAGATGGGGTATATCAGCATAAACAGAAAACTCCACACGCTTTGGATCTACCATAATAAAACGAAGTAAGCGCGGGTGGTTTTTGTAAAGCATGCTTAAAATAACAGCGTTAAGCGCTATCGTCTTACCACTGCCGGTAGAGCCGGCTATAAGCAGGTGGGGCATGCGACTAAGGTCTGCATAAACAGGTGCTCCTTTCACATCTCGACCCAGAGCCATGGTTAAATCACCCTCTGCTTCGGCAAACTTAGGATTTTCTATAAGATTTCGCAAACGAACCCATGTAGTAGCTTTATTTGGAATCTCAATACCGACAAAAGAACGACCCGGTATTGGTGCCTCTATTCTTATCGGATGTGCCGCAAGCGCCAGGCTTAAATCATTGCCAAGAGCTGTAATACGCGCCAGTTTCACGCCCTCAGCCGGCTTTAAAGTATACTGGGTTACTGTCGGACCCACATTTACCTCGCCCATCTCAACATCTATTCCGAAATTCTGCAGAGTTCTCTTAATAATATTCGCGTTAGCCACAATATCACCGCTTGTAGGTTTTCCAGTTTCGGGCTCAAGTAGTTCTGAGGAGGGGAACTCATAATTTGCGAACTCACCCTGTGTAAGCTGTGTAAAAGACTCTTCTTTTTGTTTCCCCCTTTTTTTGTTTTGTTTTTTATTTTCAACCACGGAAGATTTAGGTTCTTCTTTTTGGTCTGCACCCCGCTCATCTTCTTCGTCTATTTCACTTTTAGATTTTTTCTTGAACTTCTTACCGGGAACTGCGCCTCCAATATCTAAGGCACCTTTTCTGATTCTTCTTTGCTCGGCAATTCCCTCCAGAAACTTACTCACATTAATATGAAATCCAAGAATTACAGAAATGGCTATAATTGAAAGCAAGAGTATAACAGCGGCTACTCCTCCCATAAAATGAAGAGGTACATACGAGAACAAATATCCCCAATAACCGCCCCGAAGTATGTGAACATCGCTTGAATATCCGCTTATTGCAAATATGCCTAAAACGCTGGAGAAAAACAAAAAAGCCGCCAACACGGTTGATTTGTTTGACTCCCTACTCCAGGAAAATACAAAACCAAGCGCTACAGCGACAAGCACAAATGGCGCAACATACATACCCCACCCAAATATATTATTCAAAAATTCAGAAAATACCTCGCCGAACTGTCCGGCTTTATCAAACAAGCTTAAAAAACTCAAAAGAGCTATAGCTATAAGTGTCGTACTCCATATTCCTTTCTTTACACCCGGATCCAGCTCATGCTTCAATTTCTTCTTCTTTTTGGAAGACACTTTTTTAAGAGGTTTCTTCTTCTTTGCCATTTTGTTCGGCTTCGCATCACAAAACAAGATTACACTGATAATAACTGATACCACTGATGATTTTTACATGCATCAGCGTAATCAGCCATTATCTGTGATATCTAAGCGAGCGAAGCGAGCTTAGCGAGCTATTTCTTTTTATTATAACCTGTTCCCG from Candidatus Spechtbacterales bacterium encodes:
- a CDS encoding DNA translocase FtsK 4TM domain-containing protein, whose protein sequence is MAKKKKPLKKVSSKKKKKLKHELDPGVKKGIWSTTLIAIALLSFLSLFDKAGQFGEVFSEFLNNIFGWGMYVAPFVLVAVALGFVFSWSRESNKSTVLAAFLFFSSVLGIFAISGYSSDVHILRGGYWGYLFSYVPLHFMGGVAAVILLLSIIAISVILGFHINVSKFLEGIAEQRRIRKGALDIGGAVPGKKFKKKSKSEIDEEDERGADQKEEPKSSVVENKKQNKKRGKQKEESFTQLTQGEFANYEFPSSELLEPETGKPTSGDIVANANIIKRTLQNFGIDVEMGEVNVGPTVTQYTLKPAEGVKLARITALGNDLSLALAAHPIRIEAPIPGRSFVGIEIPNKATTWVRLRNLIENPKFAEAEGDLTMALGRDVKGAPVYADLSRMPHLLIAGSTGSGKTIALNAVILSMLYKNHPRLLRFIMVDPKRVEFSVYADIPHLLAPIVVDNSKAVNALKWAVNEMERRFDELSQVGSRDIFSYNNNKKVIEAGDQLPYIVIVIDELADLMSSKGKEVEALIVRIAQMARAVGIHLVLATQRPSVEVITGLIKANITARMAFQVASQVDSRTVLDMGGAEKLLGKGDMLYLSPDRSKPSRVQGAFVSETEIKKVTDHLRKQRENLRTEESGVEEVKDFSPRAVNSPNHSIDFDGAGLSKADDELYDYAKQLVIEAQKASASYLQRKLRVGYARAASLLDMLEENGVVGPAEGSKPRDVYLEEEDMAGQKMLEENADNEEYEEDDDEYLA